The sequence below is a genomic window from Barrientosiimonas humi.
ACCGACGCGCTCGAGCGTGAGGGGCGCGAGGCGCTGGACCCGATGACCTGGCTCGGTCACGGCGCCGACCGGCTGCGGGCGGCGCTGCGCCGCGCGCCGCAGGACCTCGACGTGTGGTTCTTCCTCCCCGACGCCCCCGCCCCGCGGCACGCCTGGGCCAGGCGGCAGTGCCACGAGACGACGGTCCACGCGGTCGACGCCCTCGCGGCCAAGGAGGGGCGGGTGCCCACCGCTGACGAGGCCGACATCACCGCCGAGCTCGCCGCCGACGGCATCGACGAGCTGCTGCTGGGCTTCGCCACCCGCCGCGACGAGCAGCTGCGCACGACGGGCACCCCGTTCGAGGTCGAGGTGCGCGCCGACGACACCGGCGACGTGTGGCGAGGGCGCGTCAGCGACGGGCCGCTGCGGGTGGTGCGCGGCACCGAGGCGCGCGACGCCGACGCGGTCGTGCACGGCAGCGCTGCGCAGCTGTTCCTCGGGCTGTGGAACCGGGGCGAGGAGCTGCAGACGAGCGGGCGCGACGTGGTGCCGCTGTGGCGCGAGCGGATGCAGGTCAGCTGGAGCTGACGGGGTCGCGCAGCGGCGGCGGCAGCGCGTCCTTGCGCAGGCTCGGCACGTTGGCCGCCACGATCATCAGGGCGTGCACGCCGGCCATGGCCGTGATGGCGACGGGGAGCCCGAACCGCTCGGCCAGCTGGCCGGCCGCCAGCGCGCCGGTCATGGAGCCGGCGCCCCAGCCGATCATCCGGGCCGTGCTGCTCACCCGCGACAGCAGCGCGTCGGGGACGATCTGCTGCCGGTAGGTGATGACGGCGGAGTATTAACTCACGTGCACGACGGCGTACGTCGACCACACCGCCAGCGCGACGTAGTAGTCGGTGGTCAGTGCTGTCGCGAGGATGCACAGCGGGACCACCCAGGCGGCGAAACGGGTGAGACCGACGGCGCCCCAGCGGCGGATGAGCCGCGGCAGCAGGGCTGCCGCGACCGCGGCACCCGCCGACCAGGCTCCGGCCAGCAGTCCGAACCGCACTCCCCCGGTGCCGATGCCGAGCTGCCGGTCGGCCCAGACGACCATCAGCGCGACCATGCCGCCGCCCGACGCGGAGCCGATCACCGACACCGCGAGGAGCGGGCGCAGCACGGGATGGGAGAACAGATAGCCGACGCCTTCGCGAATGTCGGCCAGCATGGTGTTGCGTGAATCTGCCTGGTGCAGCTGAAGATTGGAGCTGATCGAGCGGATCAGGGCAGCCGAGGCGAAGAAGCTGGCTGCGTCGACCGCCAGCAGCGCCGCGGGCGCCACGAAGGCGAGGGCGACTCCCACCGCTGCTGGCAGACCCACCTCGAGCAGCGCCTGCACGCCCCACACGCGTGCGTTGGCCTCGGGCAGCCGGTCACGCCCGACGATGGCCGGCAGAGCGCCCCAGTTGGACCCGTCGAAGATCGTGACGGCCGACGCCGAGACGAACGCGGCCACGAGCAGGTGCCCCAGCGTCAGCCGCCCCAGCAGATGGGCCAGCGCGACCGAGCCGATCGCTGCGCCCGAGACGAGGTCGGCGCGCACCATGACGCGCCGCCGGTCGCGCCGGTCGCCCAGCGCGCCGCCGACCAGGCCGAGCAGCACCATCGGCAGCGTCTCCACGACGACGGTGATCGAGGTCCAGGCCGCGCTGCCGGTCATCCGGTAGACGATCACCGGCAGCGCGACCCAGGTGACGACCGCCCCGGTGAAGGACACCGTGCGCGCGCTGAAGTAGCGCACGAAGTCGGCGTCGCGCCACAGGGAGTCGTCTCGCACGCATGACAGAGTGCTAGCAATCTGTCATGCGGTCAAGGGTCGGTTTCTCTCAGCCGCGCCCGGCGATCGGGTTGGCGATCGGCCCGACGTGGATGAGCGACCCGGACTGGTCGGTGAGGTCGACCATCTGCCGGGTGTTGCGCAGCTGCAACCGGTTGAGGCAGCTGTGGCTGAACTGCGCGCGGAAGAAGTCGAACCCGTCGTGCAGCCCCGGGTGGTCGGCCCGGTGGTCGCGCACGACGCCTGCCACGACCTCCCAGAACGCGTCGTCGTCGATCACCCCGACCTGCGACAGCGTCGCGCCGAGGTGGCGCAGGAAGCCGTCGAAGACGTCGGTGAAGATCGCCATCTCGCGCTCCTCCCGGTCGGCCGGCTGGCGGATGCGCGCGACGGCCTCGGGCAGCGGCCGGTCGCTCATGACCATGACCTCCTCGCCGATGTCCTTCATGATCACCCGCACCACGCGGTGCTCGCGCAGCACGAGGATGAGGTTCTCGCCGTGCGGCATGAAGGCCAGGTCGTGCGCGAGGAGGCAGTGCAGCACCGGCCGCAGGTATGCCCGCAGATAGTCCCCGAGCCACTGCGCCGGAGCGCAACCCGAGGCCCGAATCAGTTGTGCTGCCAACGATTCTCGCTGTTGGTCCACGTGCAGCAGCGACGCCATCGTCGCGAGCCGCTCGCCCGGCTGCAGCCGCGGCACCGGGCTCTCGCGCCACAGCGCGGCGGTCATCTTGGCGTACGCCGACGACGGGTCGAGCTGCGCGTGCACCCCGCCGGTCCACCCGATCGCGGCGTGCTCGCGCAGCACCGAGAAACCGACCTCGCGCAGGTCGGCGTCACCCTCGACCAGCTCGTGCACCCAGTCGTTGATGGCCGGTGTGGCGGCCATGTATCGCGCCGACAGCCCGCGCAGGAACCCCATGTTCTGCACCGACAGGGCCAGCTTCACGAAGCTGCGCTCGGGGTGGTCCAGGTTGAACAGCGTGCGGATCGACTGCTGCGCCTGGTAACGGTCGCGCCCCTCCCCCAGCGGCACCAGCTCCCCGCGCGCGACTGCGGGTGCGTACGTGATCGCCAGCTTGTGCTGCCACTGCCACGGGTGCACCGGCATGAACCGGAACTCCTCCGGGTCGCGCCCGCTCTCGCGCAGCAGCGCGCGGAACCGGTCGTGGTCGGGGCCGAGCTCGCGCGCGTAGAACGCGTCCTCGTCCAGTCCTTCGCCCAGCGACAGCCGGGAGTCGGTCTTGCGCACCGCGACCCAGAACGGCGAGAAGGGCCGGCCGGCCTCCGGGGCGAACGCGGCGTAGTCGTCCAGCCCGAACCCGATCCGCCCGTTGGTGGCGATGAAGCTCGGGTGCCCGGTCATCGAACGCTCGATCGTCTGCGCGTCGGCCTCGACCAGCTCGGCGGCGCTCGGCTGCCGCTGGTCGTGCATCCACGCGGCGGCCTGCAGGGTGCTCGCGACCTCCTCGAGATAGATGTCGACCAGATCGCCGGGAATGCCCAGGGCAGAACGCAGCTCGAGCACCAATGCCTGCGCGTCGAGGTCGAGCTCGGCGCCGTCCGGCCCGAGCCGGCGCACGCTCGCCGGGTCGATCGCGAGGTGCTCGAGCGGGTGCGCGGAGGCCGCGAAGTCGTACGTCGTCGTGCCGGTGTCGACGCGCCAGCGCCCGTCGACCGGCTCGGGCCGGATCAGCCGCTCGTGCACCAGCTCGCGCAGCGCCTTGGTGACCAGGTCGCGCTGCGCGGCGGACATCGCCTCGCGGTTGAGGTGCGGCGCCGGCGACGGGCGACCGCGAAGGAACTGCCGCGCCAGGGCGCTGTCGGCGAAGTCGGTCCGGGTCGCGACGCTGAGCAGCGCGGTCTTGTCGGGCAGCTGCACGAGCCCGCGGGAGCGGAAGCCGGCGCGCAGGTTCTTCGCGAGGATCGCGTCGTTCGTGGCGTCGGGCTCGACGACCACCCGCTGCACCCGCGGGTCGCGGAGGCACCATCGCATGACGGCGGTCATCACGACGTCGGTCGTGCCGGTGCGCGGGGTGCGCGGCGGCGCGACGAGCACGTGCATCCCGAGGTCGCCGTCCTCGACGTCGTAGCGGCCCTGCAGCGGGCTGCGCTCCGGGTCGTAGGTCTCGGCCAGCGCGATCGGTTCGCCGTCCAGGTCGAGCAGCCACGCGTCGTGGTGGGTGCTCGCGGCGATGCCCTCGAGCTCCTCGCGCACCTGCTCCGTCGACCAGCCCTGCATGCCCCAGAAGCGCGAGCGCGGGTGGGTCACCCAGCGGTGCAGCAGGGCGAGGTCGCGCTCCGGCTCGACCGGGCGCGCGTCCACGCGGCCGAGCGGGGACTCCCACGGCAGACCGACCGCCACCTCGGCGTCCAGCAGCGTCATCGGGCCACCTCCAGGAGCTCGCGGGCCTCGACCCTCGGGGCGTTGCCTCGCGCAGGACGCATTCGGTCGGGAATCCCGAACTCCTGGAAGGCGATTCGCTCCTCGACCGGATAGACCTCGCGGCCGCAGAGGGTGTTGAGGATGACCGAGCTGCGGAACGCGCCCATCCCGAGGTCGGGGGCGAGCACCCCGGTGAGGTGCTCCTCGGCGTTCTGCACGAAGACCGTGCGGCCGGCGTCCACGCTGTAGTCCTCGGCCACGGCGTAGCGGCCCAGGTCGTCGGTCGCGATGCGCGCGCGCACCGCCTCGTCGAGGAAGTCGTGCGTGCTGGGGCGGTAACCGGTCGCCAGCACGAGCCCGCCGGTGCGGTGCTCGAGCCGGTCGCCGGTGCGACCGGAGCAGCCGCCGACGAGCACCTGCCCGTCGACCGCGGCGGCGTCGGTCACCTCGACGTCGGTGAGCAGCGTGGTCGGCACGTCGCCGCGACCCTGGACCTGCCGCTGCTGGCGCAGGCGGTAGAGGGTGTCGAAGATGTCGTCGACGAGCTCGGCGGAGATGCCCTTGTAGAGCGTGCGCTCCTCGCGGTTGAGCCGCTCGCGCACGTCGGCCGGGAGCGCGCGGCGGTGGCGGGCGTAGTCGGGCGAGGTCAGCTCGAGCGTGAGCTTGGTGTACTCCATCGGGAAGAACCGCGGCGAGCGCGTGAGCCAGGTCAGCTCCAGCTCGTCGGCGGCCGCGTGCTCGAGCAGGTCGCGATAGATCTCGGCGGCGCTCTGCCCCGAGCCGATCACCGTGACCGACCCGGTCGCCCGCAGCTCCTCGCGCCGGTGCAGGTAGTCGGCCGAGTGCACGACCGGGTGCTCGAGCCCCACCTCGGTGAGGCCGGCGATCTGGGGCACGTGGGGCACGGTGCCGGTGCCGAGCACCAGCGTGCGGGTGAGCAGCGTCGGCCCGGGGCGCCCGTCGACCTCGGTGGCGACGGCATAGCCGACCTCGTGCGGACGTACGCCCACGACGCGGTGACCGAAGCGCACCCCGAGGCGGTGCGCGGCCCAGCGGCAGTACTCGCTGTACTCGCTGCGCAGCGGGAAGAAGCTCTCCCGGATGTAGTAGCTGTAGAGCCGGCCGGTCTCCTTCAGGAACGCCAGGAAGCTGTAGGACGAGGTCGGGTCCGCCAGCGTCACCAGGTCGGCGAGGAACGGCACCTGGATCGTGGCGCCGTCGAGCATCATCCCCGGGTGCCAGGCGAAGTCGGGGCGCTGCTCCAGCACCACGCCCGAGAGCCCCTCGACGGGGTCGGCGAGGCAACCCAGGCCGAGGTTGAACGGCCCGGCGCCGATCGCCACGAAGTCGTACGTCGTCGCGGCCTGCGCGCTCATCGCGCCACCTCCAGCAGCTCGGTGCGGGCGCAGTCGTCGGCGACGGCGCAGACCTCGTCCAGCACGGCGCGCACGTCGTCGACGCTCGTGCGCGGGTTGAGCAGGGTCAGCTTGAGCCAGACCTGGCCGTCGAGCCGGGTGCGAGCGATCATCGCCGTCCCGGCGAGCAGCAGCCGGGTGACGACCTCGTCGGCCACGCGGTCGGCCTCGAGCGGGTCGGTGCCCTCGGGCTCGAAGCGGAACAGCACCGTGCTGAGCGCCGGGCGCTGCGCGAGGCGCAGGCGCGGGTCGTCCTCGACGAGGTCGGCGACCTCGCCCGCGAGGTCGATCACCCGGTCGAGCATCGCCCCGATCGCGTCGGCGCCCTCGACCCGCAGCGAGGTCCAGACCTTCAGCGCATCGAACCGGCGGGTCGTCTGCAGCGACTTGCCGACCTGGTCGGGCATGGCCGCGCGCCGCGGGTCGGTGCGCACCGGGTTGAGGTAGTCGGCGTGGTGGGCGACGTGCCGCAGCGCCGCCCCGTCGCGCACGAGCACCGCGCTGGCCGCCACCGGCTGGAACCAGGTCTTGTGGAAGTCGATCGTCACCGAGTCGGCCAGGTGGATGCCGGCCAACCGGCCGCGGTGCCGGCGCGAGGTGAGCAGGCCACCGCCGTACGCCGCGTCGACGTGCAGCCAGACCCCCGCCGCGGCACACACGGCGGCGACGTCGACCAGCGGGTCGACCACGCCGAGGTCGGTGGTGCCGGCCGTCGCGACGACGGCCATCGGCACCAGGTCGGCCTCGGCCAGCCGGTCCAGCTGGGCGCGCAGGGCGGTCGGCTCCATCCGGTGGGTCTCGTCGGTGGGCACGGTCACGACGGCGTCGGGGCGCAGGCCGAGCGTGCGGGTCGCGAGGTTGACCGAGAAGTGGCTCTGGTCGGTCGCGAGCACCCGCAACCGGTCGAAGCCCTCTGGCGCGACGGGCAGACCGGCCCGCTCGAGCGCGTCCTGGCGGGCGAGGGTGAGCGCCTGCTGGTTCGAGGCGGTCCCGCCGGAGGTGAAGATGCCGTCGGCGCGGCCGTCGAACCCGATCCGCTGCGCGGTCCAGGCCACGACCTGGCGCTCCAG
It includes:
- a CDS encoding maleylpyruvate isomerase N-terminal domain-containing protein translates to MPTSVSFAHHLDGLALAAARLHAYGDAAGLDTVVPTARDWTVRDLVAHQGMVHRWATSVVRGEGQVDTDALEREGREALDPMTWLGHGADRLRAALRRAPQDLDVWFFLPDAPAPRHAWARRQCHETTVHAVDALAAKEGRVPTADEADITAELAADGIDELLLGFATRRDEQLRTTGTPFEVEVRADDTGDVWRGRVSDGPLRVVRGTEARDADAVVHGSAAQLFLGLWNRGEELQTSGRDVVPLWRERMQVSWS
- a CDS encoding MFS transporter is translated as MRDDSLWRDADFVRYFSARTVSFTGAVVTWVALPVIVYRMTGSAAWTSITVVVETLPMVLLGLVGGALGDRRDRRRVMVRADLVSGAAIGSVALAHLLGRLTLGHLLVAAFVSASAVTIFDGSNWGALPAIVGRDRLPEANARVWGVQALLEVGLPAAVGVALAFVAPAALLAVDAASFFASAALIRSISSNLQLHQADSRNTMLADIREGVGYLFSHPVLRPLLAVSVIGSASGGGMVALMVVWADRQLGIGTGGVRFGLLAGAWSAGAAVAAALLPRLIRRWGAVGLTRFAAWVVPLCILATALTTDYYVALAVWSTYAVVHVS
- a CDS encoding GNAT family N-acetyltransferase, which codes for MTLLDAEVAVGLPWESPLGRVDARPVEPERDLALLHRWVTHPRSRFWGMQGWSTEQVREELEGIAASTHHDAWLLDLDGEPIALAETYDPERSPLQGRYDVEDGDLGMHVLVAPPRTPRTGTTDVVMTAVMRWCLRDPRVQRVVVEPDATNDAILAKNLRAGFRSRGLVQLPDKTALLSVATRTDFADSALARQFLRGRPSPAPHLNREAMSAAQRDLVTKALRELVHERLIRPEPVDGRWRVDTGTTTYDFAASAHPLEHLAIDPASVRRLGPDGAELDLDAQALVLELRSALGIPGDLVDIYLEEVASTLQAAAWMHDQRQPSAAELVEADAQTIERSMTGHPSFIATNGRIGFGLDDYAAFAPEAGRPFSPFWVAVRKTDSRLSLGEGLDEDAFYARELGPDHDRFRALLRESGRDPEEFRFMPVHPWQWQHKLAITYAPAVARGELVPLGEGRDRYQAQQSIRTLFNLDHPERSFVKLALSVQNMGFLRGLSARYMAATPAINDWVHELVEGDADLREVGFSVLREHAAIGWTGGVHAQLDPSSAYAKMTAALWRESPVPRLQPGERLATMASLLHVDQQRESLAAQLIRASGCAPAQWLGDYLRAYLRPVLHCLLAHDLAFMPHGENLILVLREHRVVRVIMKDIGEEVMVMSDRPLPEAVARIRQPADREEREMAIFTDVFDGFLRHLGATLSQVGVIDDDAFWEVVAGVVRDHRADHPGLHDGFDFFRAQFSHSCLNRLQLRNTRQMVDLTDQSGSLIHVGPIANPIAGRG
- a CDS encoding lysine N(6)-hydroxylase/L-ornithine N(5)-oxygenase family protein, encoding MSAQAATTYDFVAIGAGPFNLGLGCLADPVEGLSGVVLEQRPDFAWHPGMMLDGATIQVPFLADLVTLADPTSSYSFLAFLKETGRLYSYYIRESFFPLRSEYSEYCRWAAHRLGVRFGHRVVGVRPHEVGYAVATEVDGRPGPTLLTRTLVLGTGTVPHVPQIAGLTEVGLEHPVVHSADYLHRREELRATGSVTVIGSGQSAAEIYRDLLEHAAADELELTWLTRSPRFFPMEYTKLTLELTSPDYARHRRALPADVRERLNREERTLYKGISAELVDDIFDTLYRLRQQRQVQGRGDVPTTLLTDVEVTDAAAVDGQVLVGGCSGRTGDRLEHRTGGLVLATGYRPSTHDFLDEAVRARIATDDLGRYAVAEDYSVDAGRTVFVQNAEEHLTGVLAPDLGMGAFRSSVILNTLCGREVYPVEERIAFQEFGIPDRMRPARGNAPRVEARELLEVAR
- a CDS encoding pyridoxal phosphate-dependent decarboxylase family protein, translating into MSDAAPAAVPSLLFEDAVTDYRAAMHLAVDTVADLVASADRPYSGADPAALTQTVSAVDLDRPLGSVEAALGELRSVWLDSAVWFHHPRYLSHLNCPVLVSSLAADALASAVNTSMDTWDQSAAATQLERQVVAWTAQRIGFDGRADGIFTSGGTASNQQALTLARQDALERAGLPVAPEGFDRLRVLATDQSHFSVNLATRTLGLRPDAVVTVPTDETHRMEPTALRAQLDRLAEADLVPMAVVATAGTTDLGVVDPLVDVAAVCAAAGVWLHVDAAYGGGLLTSRRHRGRLAGIHLADSVTIDFHKTWFQPVAASAVLVRDGAALRHVAHHADYLNPVRTDPRRAAMPDQVGKSLQTTRRFDALKVWTSLRVEGADAIGAMLDRVIDLAGEVADLVEDDPRLRLAQRPALSTVLFRFEPEGTDPLEADRVADEVVTRLLLAGTAMIARTRLDGQVWLKLTLLNPRTSVDDVRAVLDEVCAVADDCARTELLEVAR